CGTGCGGATGTGCCCGGGAACTCCTGACGGAGCCTGCGGCCGGAGACGCCCTTGAGGGAGCCGACCAGCCGGGACAGGGAGACCTTCGGCGGGTAGTGCACCAGCAGGTGCACGTGATCGGTCTCGCCGTTGAACTCGACCAACTCTGTTTCGAAGTCCGCGCAGACGGCGCGCATGGCTTCCTCGCAGCGTCGAAGGATCTCGTCGGTGAACGGTCCGCGCCGGTACTTGGGTGTGAAGACCAAGTGGGCGTGGAGGTGGTAGACGACCGTGCGACCCCTACGAATATTGGGGTTTGGCTCCCAGCATGGTGACATAGGTCGATACGATCGCCCGCGTGAAGATCGTCGTGCAAGTGAAGTTGATGCCGGAGGCCGTGCAGGCATCCGCGCTGTCGGTGACGCTGCGCACGGTCAACGAGGCCGCGAACTGGGTGTCGGAGGTGGCGTTCGAGCACGGTGTCCCGCGTGAGTACGAGCTGCGCAAGCACACCTACGGTGAACTGCGGTCGCGGGGACTGGGGGCGCAGGCAGCCCAGCACATCATCAAGAAGACCCGCGATGCCTACACGACGCTCAGGGCCAACATTCGCGCCGGGAACCTCGGCAAGTCTGGATCGAAGCGCCGTACCAAGGCCGAGTCCAAGCCCATCGCTTTTAGGCCCGAGGCCGCGCAACCGTATGACGACCGGTGTTTGAGCTGGCAGTACGACGCGCAGACCGTGTCCATCTGGACGGTGGACGGCCGGGCCAAGAACGTCCGGTTCGCCTGCTCGTCTGACGCACTCAAGACGCTGCGGGACCACCGGCAGGGCGAGTCGGACCTGATTGAACGCGACGGCGTGTTCTACCTGCTCGCGACGTGTGACGTTCCCGAGGCTGAGCAGTACGAGCCCGACCACTTCATCGGCGTGGACCTGGGAATCGCCAACATCGCCACCACATCCACCGGCCACAAGACCGCCGGGCGTGGCCTGAACCGCCACCGCAAGCGGCAACTCGACCTGCGCAGGAAACTCCAGGCCAAGGGCACCAAGTCCGCCAAGCGGCTGTTGAAGAAGCGCAGCCGGCGCGAACAGCGCCACGCGAAGGACCAGAACCACATCATCGCCAAGACGATCGTGACCGAGGCTGAACGCACCTCGGCCGGGATCTCCCTGGAAGAACTCAAGGGAATCCGGCAGAGGGTACGGCTCCGTAAGCCCCAACGGGTCGCGCTCCACTCCTGGGCCTTTGCCCAGCTG
The DNA window shown above is from Streptomyces sp. NBC_01445 and carries:
- a CDS encoding RNA-guided endonuclease InsQ/TnpB family protein; its protein translation is MKIVVQVKLMPEAVQASALSVTLRTVNEAANWVSEVAFEHGVPREYELRKHTYGELRSRGLGAQAAQHIIKKTRDAYTTLRANIRAGNLGKSGSKRRTKAESKPIAFRPEAAQPYDDRCLSWQYDAQTVSIWTVDGRAKNVRFACSSDALKTLRDHRQGESDLIERDGVFYLLATCDVPEAEQYEPDHFIGVDLGIANIATTSTGHKTAGRGLNRHRKRQLDLRRKLQAKGTKSAKRLLKKRSRREQRHAKDQNHIIAKTIVTEAERTSAGISLEELKGIRQRVRLRKPQRVALHSWAFAQLADFIVYKARRAGVPVVFVDPAYTSQQCCECGHIDKKNRASQALFTCLNCGVVAHADQNASHNIARKGEAVWTAGRESRVPATP